In Pseudoliparis swirei isolate HS2019 ecotype Mariana Trench chromosome 11, NWPU_hadal_v1, whole genome shotgun sequence, a genomic segment contains:
- the LOC130201597 gene encoding paralemmin-1-like, protein MSPLCCEIIYKPRASFSTSCPCVLLQSKGLRERWLLDGAPAEEETQQRLHEDEVKTKLLEQVILRLEREIEELETGPLANKGVAKENGGENGVAQGLGQTPKREVAGIEATLLGPSPDQASEDNPVTLVFMGYKTVEEEQETRAATEGVDGNVKAEFVMIEDGEGKAVAGGGEAAAEEQAPPNGSMADKEKANGGGEDGEKEKKQSCKCCTVM, encoded by the exons ATGTCCCCTCTCTGTTGTGAGATCATTTATAAACCTCGTGCTTCATTCTCAACCTCATGTCCGTGTGTGCTGTTGCAGTCGAAGGGCCTGAGGGAGCGCTGGTTGTTGGACGGAGctccggcggaggaggagacgcagcaGCGTCTGCATGAGGACGAGGTGAAGACCAAGCTCCTGGAGCAGGTCATCCTCAG ACTGGAGCGAGAGATCGAAGAACTGGAGACAGGCCCTCTAGCCAATAAGGGCGTGGCCAAAGAAAATGGAG gtgaGAACGGAGTAGCGCAGGGCTTGGGTCAAACCCCGAAGAGAGAGGTGGCGGGCATCGAGGCCACGCTGCTGGGTCCTAGCCCCGACCAGGCCAGCGAGGACAACCCCGTCACCCTGGTGTTCATGGGCTACAAGaccgtggaggaggagcaggagacgcGCGCGGCGACGGAGGGCGTCGACGGCAACGTCAAGGCCGAGTTCGTCATGATCGAGGACGGCGAAGGGAAGGCGGTagccgggggaggagaggcggcCGCGGAGGAGCAGGCCCCGCCCAACGGGAGCATGGCGGATAAAGAGAAGGCCAACGGAGGCGGGGAGGacggggagaaggagaagaaacagaGCTGCAAGTGCTGCACGGTCATGtga
- the LOC130201690 gene encoding paralemmin-1-like, translating to MAEVSQEEKLQAIADKRKRQTEIESKRRQLDDDRRQLQQLKSKGLRERWLLDGAPAEEETQQRLHEDEVKTKLLEQVILRLEREIEELETGPLANKGVAKENGGENGVAQGLGQTPKREVAGIEATLLGPSPDQASEDNPVTLVFMGYKTVEEEQETRAATEGVDGNVKAEFVMIEDGEGKAVAGGGEAAEEQFNPSALCL from the exons atggcTGAGGTGTCCCAAGAGGAGAAACTCCAGGCCATCGCT GACAAAAGGAAGAGGCAGACAGAGATTGAAAGCAAGAGGAGGCAGCTGGATGATGACCGACGACAACTCCAGCAActaaag TCGAAGGGCCTGAGGGAGCGCTGGTTGTTGGACGGAGctccggcggaggaggagacgcagcaGCGTCTGCATGAGGACGAGGTGAAGACCAAGCTCCTGGAGCAGGTCATCCTCAG ACTGGAGCGAGAGATCGAAGAACTGGAGACAGGCCCTCTAGCCAATAAGGGCGTGGCCAAAGAAAATGGAG gtgaGAACGGAGTAGCGCAGGGCTTGGGTCAAACCCCGAAGAGAGAGGTGGCGGGCATCGAGGCCACGCTGCTGGGTCCTAGCCCCGACCAGGCCAGCGAGGACAACCCCGTCACCCTGGTGTTCATGGGCTACAAGaccgtggaggaggagcaggagacgcGCGCGGCGACGGAGGGCGTCGACGGCAACGTCAAGGCCGAGTTCGTCATGATCGAGGACGGCGAAGGGAAGGCGGTagccgggggaggagaggcggcCGAGGAGCAG TTTAACCCCTCGGCTCTGTGTCTGTAG